A section of the Armatimonadota bacterium genome encodes:
- the icd gene encoding NADP-dependent isocitrate dehydrogenase, with the protein MATPITMTPQGLNVPNDPIIPFIEGDGTGRDIWRASVRVFDAAVEKAYGGTKKVAWEEVLAGQKAFDSTGSWLPEDTLTAFRDKLIGIKGPLTTPVGGGITSLNVALRQILDLYVCLRPVQYFTGVPSPVKKPEAVDMTIFRENTEDIYAGIEFPGGSDDAAAVLNFLEEKFPKMFGKIRFGTKAKSQEWIDAVGHQGPEAEVMVGVGIKPVSKQGSQRLIHAAIEHAIKNNRKSVTLVHKGNIMKFTEGGFRDWGYALAKQAFGAEEIDGGPWCKIPEGKRGAGIIIKDAIADIALQQVLTRPEDFDVIATLNLNGDYLSDALAAQVGGIGIAPGANINYITGHAIFEATHGTAPKYADQDVVNPSSVILSGEMMFRYMGWTEVADLILKGVNGAIGAKTVTYDFHRLMEGATKVKCSEFGDAIIAHMG; encoded by the coding sequence ATGGCGACTCCGATTACGATGACTCCGCAAGGGCTAAACGTGCCCAACGATCCAATCATTCCCTTCATTGAGGGTGACGGCACTGGACGCGATATCTGGCGAGCTTCTGTTCGCGTGTTCGACGCGGCAGTTGAGAAGGCGTACGGCGGAACCAAAAAGGTCGCCTGGGAAGAAGTTTTGGCGGGTCAGAAGGCGTTTGACTCCACTGGTTCATGGTTGCCAGAAGACACTTTGACCGCGTTTCGCGACAAGTTGATTGGTATCAAGGGACCTTTGACGACCCCTGTTGGTGGTGGAATTACGTCACTCAACGTCGCGCTCCGGCAAATTCTTGACCTTTACGTCTGTCTCCGCCCGGTGCAGTATTTCACCGGCGTTCCTTCTCCGGTGAAGAAGCCAGAGGCGGTTGATATGACGATTTTCCGAGAGAACACGGAAGACATCTACGCCGGAATCGAGTTCCCCGGTGGCTCGGACGATGCGGCGGCGGTTCTGAACTTCCTAGAAGAGAAGTTCCCCAAGATGTTCGGCAAAATTCGGTTCGGCACCAAGGCCAAGAGCCAGGAGTGGATTGACGCCGTTGGACACCAAGGGCCCGAAGCCGAAGTCATGGTCGGGGTTGGGATCAAGCCCGTCTCCAAACAAGGCTCACAGCGACTCATCCACGCGGCCATTGAGCACGCCATCAAGAACAATCGCAAGTCGGTCACATTGGTTCACAAAGGCAACATCATGAAGTTCACCGAAGGTGGCTTCCGTGATTGGGGCTATGCGCTGGCCAAGCAAGCTTTTGGAGCGGAAGAGATTGACGGTGGGCCGTGGTGCAAAATTCCGGAAGGGAAGCGCGGAGCGGGGATCATCATCAAAGATGCGATTGCGGATATTGCTCTTCAGCAGGTTCTAACCCGTCCGGAGGACTTCGATGTTATCGCTACACTCAACCTGAACGGCGACTATTTGAGCGATGCGTTGGCGGCTCAAGTTGGCGGGATCGGAATAGCTCCGGGTGCGAACATCAACTACATCACCGGTCACGCGATCTTCGAGGCCACCCACGGAACTGCTCCGAAGTACGCCGATCAAGACGTTGTCAACCCTTCTTCGGTCATCCTCTCGGGAGAAATGATGTTCCGCTACATGGGCTGGACCGAAGTTGCCGACCTGATCCTCAAAGGCGTCAACGGCGCGATTGGAGCTAAGACGGTGACTTACGACTTCCACCGACTGATGGAAGGCGCAACCAAGGTCAAGTGCTCAGAGTTTGGCGATGCGATCATTGCCCACATGGGTTGA
- a CDS encoding PEP-CTERM sorting domain-containing protein — translation MKFQKAFVSSIFIAGVGSAFAQAPVATDLGPIFSTNALYNTPDVLATSSTGGVIKWYKFSIFAAATNSASLYLDIDTIGSGLDTEIGLFDASGTLLAADDDNGPAPGLSLLSFGLTTPPRMVTGVGDYPGGGGTGAAGQNGNLGVGTYYLALTGFDASFGNAWTVTTNSTNTTANTNLNFRTNIVPEPASMAVLGLGILGLARRKRK, via the coding sequence ATGAAGTTTCAGAAAGCATTTGTCAGTTCTATCTTTATCGCTGGAGTTGGATCCGCGTTTGCTCAGGCTCCTGTTGCGACCGATCTTGGCCCGATTTTCAGCACGAATGCGCTTTACAACACCCCGGACGTCCTGGCGACGAGCTCGACGGGCGGCGTCATCAAATGGTACAAATTCAGCATCTTCGCCGCGGCTACGAATTCGGCGAGTCTCTACCTGGACATCGACACTATTGGTAGCGGACTCGATACAGAAATCGGTCTCTTTGATGCCTCAGGCACGCTGCTCGCAGCTGATGATGACAACGGCCCAGCTCCCGGATTGAGCCTGCTCTCTTTCGGACTGACGACTCCACCTCGAATGGTCACCGGAGTGGGTGATTATCCCGGCGGCGGCGGCACCGGAGCAGCCGGCCAAAACGGCAACCTTGGAGTAGGCACTTACTACCTTGCCCTTACCGGATTCGATGCGTCTTTCGGGAATGCATGGACCGTGACCACTAATTCGACCAACACAACGGCAAATACAAACTTAAATTTCCGAACGAACATCGTGCCGGAGCCAGCTTCGATGGCCGTTCTCGGACTCGGAATTCTAGGACTAGCGCGGCGCAAGCGCAAGTAA
- a CDS encoding alkyl hydroperoxide reductase, giving the protein MRAYRNWFYAAAVYNFVWGTWVVLFPLSFFRLLGLPEPNYVSIWQSVGMMVLVYALGYWMIARDPARYAGYVWIGLIGKTFGPIGFLMAALQGQLPWRFGFTILTNDIIWWPAFWMFALKYAVKPMLELREPQSED; this is encoded by the coding sequence ATGCGAGCTTATCGCAACTGGTTTTACGCGGCTGCGGTCTATAACTTCGTTTGGGGAACCTGGGTTGTTCTGTTTCCCCTCTCCTTCTTCAGACTTCTGGGATTGCCGGAACCCAATTACGTCTCCATTTGGCAGTCCGTGGGAATGATGGTTCTCGTCTATGCTCTTGGCTACTGGATGATTGCTCGTGATCCTGCTCGCTACGCTGGCTACGTCTGGATTGGACTGATCGGCAAGACGTTTGGTCCGATTGGCTTTTTGATGGCAGCACTCCAGGGACAGCTACCCTGGCGATTCGGATTCACGATCCTCACCAACGATATCATCTGGTGGCCGGCGTTTTGGATGTTCGCGCTCAAGTACGCGGTGAAGCCAATGCTTGAACTGAGAGAGCCCCAGTCCGAAGACTGA
- a CDS encoding DUF4129 domain-containing protein yields MKNCLRIAVSLGVLLAAVFSSGQDPTESWKPVQKIARAKESGWEQELLDSIEDVDQFSDDLAIYKNPKSTPAKKKDAMASILARIDRYVDSENVAVRQNSTKKAAEILSRTEFKSMKDAPGKSWVQRILERLEKLRMRDQKKDDNQIDFPDLPWLAPLLRVLMFAILITAVGLLIWLLTKLRFMSQMRKEKTRSGGGILEDGEELLSEDEYLKNADDLIAQGRFREACRALYLATLVRLDAARIARLEPTQTNWEHLRRVETSRTKPEGLDFRTPTKLFDHAWYGYAARSATDVEPFRRAYLDIKQLTEVKAA; encoded by the coding sequence ATGAAAAACTGCCTGCGAATCGCCGTTAGCCTCGGCGTGCTGCTCGCAGCCGTCTTTTCCTCGGGCCAGGATCCAACTGAATCCTGGAAACCAGTGCAAAAAATCGCTCGAGCAAAAGAGTCGGGCTGGGAACAAGAACTCCTAGATTCCATCGAAGACGTTGACCAGTTTTCAGACGACCTTGCCATCTACAAGAACCCGAAATCAACACCAGCAAAGAAGAAGGACGCAATGGCGAGCATTCTCGCCCGAATCGACCGCTATGTCGATTCGGAGAACGTAGCTGTCCGACAAAACTCTACGAAGAAAGCCGCAGAGATTTTGTCGAGAACCGAGTTCAAGTCGATGAAAGATGCCCCCGGCAAGTCCTGGGTACAGCGCATTTTGGAACGCCTAGAAAAGCTCCGGATGCGAGACCAAAAGAAGGACGACAACCAGATCGACTTCCCCGACCTCCCTTGGCTCGCCCCATTGCTTCGTGTGTTGATGTTCGCCATCTTGATCACGGCGGTTGGATTGCTCATTTGGCTTCTCACCAAGCTTCGATTCATGAGCCAGATGCGTAAGGAGAAGACGCGGTCCGGTGGAGGAATCTTGGAGGACGGAGAAGAGCTCCTCTCGGAAGATGAGTATCTGAAAAACGCCGATGACCTCATCGCCCAGGGCAGGTTCCGCGAGGCTTGCAGAGCCCTTTACCTAGCGACCCTCGTCCGACTCGACGCCGCGCGCATCGCCCGCCTCGAACCCACCCAGACCAACTGGGAACACCTTCGCCGAGTGGAAACGAGCCGCACAAAGCCAGAGGGCCTCGATTTCCGCACCCCGACCAAGCTCTTCGACCATGCCTGGTACGGCTACGCAGCGCGGAGCGCGACTGACGTCGAACCGTTTCGCCGAGCCTATCTCGACATCAAACAGCTCACCGAGGTGAAGGCAGCTTGA
- the eno gene encoding phosphopyruvate hydratase has product MPYITDVLGREVIDSRGNPTVEVQVTLESGAMGRAMVPSGASTGMFEAVELRDGDKNRYMGKGCLLAVSNVNDIIAPALLDHDSTDQEGIDQALRDLDGTPNKGKLGANAILGVSLAVAAAAADHSNLQLFRYVGGTTAKTLPVPMLNILNGGAHADSNVDFQEFMVLPVGAPSFREAVRWGCEIFHSLKKVLKSKGLATGYGDEGGFAPNLANQDEAFDLILVAIKEAGYEPGKDVFLGIDAAATEFYDGTTYNYSDGRKLTGAEQCAYLVDLCNRYPLISIEDGCSEDDWATWKAVTDALGDRVQLVGDDLFVTNVERLARGIKEGVSNSILIKVNQIGSLSETLASVEMAKRAGFTSILSHRSGETEDVTIAHLAVATNCGQIKTGAPNRTDRVAKYNELLRIEENLGDNAVYAGKSAFGKIAHRL; this is encoded by the coding sequence ATGCCGTACATTACCGACGTTCTTGGCCGCGAAGTGATTGATAGCCGGGGTAACCCGACAGTCGAGGTGCAAGTCACCCTCGAGTCGGGTGCCATGGGTCGCGCAATGGTTCCTTCTGGTGCCAGCACAGGGATGTTCGAAGCCGTCGAGCTTCGAGACGGCGACAAGAACCGCTACATGGGGAAAGGCTGCCTCCTCGCGGTATCAAACGTTAACGACATCATCGCTCCCGCACTATTGGATCACGATTCAACCGATCAAGAAGGCATCGACCAAGCTCTGCGCGACTTGGACGGAACTCCGAACAAAGGCAAACTCGGCGCAAACGCAATTCTCGGCGTTTCCCTTGCCGTCGCCGCCGCAGCGGCCGACCATTCGAATCTCCAGCTGTTCCGCTACGTCGGAGGCACCACCGCAAAGACTCTTCCCGTTCCGATGCTTAACATCCTTAACGGCGGGGCGCATGCTGATTCCAACGTCGACTTCCAAGAGTTCATGGTCCTACCTGTCGGAGCGCCTTCCTTCCGCGAAGCCGTCCGCTGGGGCTGCGAGATTTTCCACTCGCTGAAGAAGGTTCTGAAGTCCAAAGGACTCGCAACTGGTTACGGCGATGAGGGCGGATTCGCTCCGAATCTTGCCAACCAAGACGAGGCATTTGACCTGATTTTGGTTGCCATCAAAGAGGCAGGGTACGAGCCGGGCAAGGACGTGTTCCTTGGAATCGACGCTGCCGCCACCGAGTTCTATGACGGAACAACCTACAACTACTCCGACGGCCGCAAACTCACCGGCGCCGAGCAGTGCGCCTATCTCGTCGACCTTTGCAATCGCTACCCGCTGATCTCCATCGAAGATGGCTGCAGCGAAGATGACTGGGCTACCTGGAAGGCCGTCACCGACGCCCTGGGCGACCGAGTCCAGCTCGTCGGAGACGACCTCTTCGTCACCAATGTTGAGCGGCTTGCGCGAGGCATCAAGGAAGGCGTCAGCAACTCGATCCTCATCAAGGTCAATCAAATCGGCTCCCTCTCCGAAACCCTCGCTAGCGTCGAAATGGCCAAGCGAGCTGGTTTCACCAGCATCCTCAGCCACCGCAGCGGCGAGACCGAAGACGTCACCATCGCCCACTTGGCCGTCGCCACCAACTGCGGCCAAATCAAGACCGGCGCACCAAACCGAACCGACCGAGTCGCCAAATACAACGAGCTCCTTCGCATCGAAGAGAACCTCGGCGACAACGCGGTCTACGCCGGAAAGTCGGCATTCGGTAAGATCGCGCACCGGCTCTGA
- a CDS encoding prolipoprotein diacylglyceryl transferase family protein produces MNPAFGSLFTALGFFVGIAVYWWRAKEMRLDTSGTLSIMLVGAVFGVLVARVVERVVQGGSFITVLNPLYGGRTILGGVIGGLVAVEIAKRRMGVRYSTGPLWALAIPAGEVFGRIGCYFNGCCGGRACSWGHYPTQLMMAGSALVLFGVLFWKRSQWPVWPLFLMGWGLSRIVIEFFRESASGPGISVAQWAGLGVVAYGVVKWREVNSAKPQP; encoded by the coding sequence GTGAACCCTGCCTTCGGCTCATTGTTCACGGCTCTCGGCTTCTTCGTCGGAATCGCTGTGTACTGGTGGCGAGCAAAAGAAATGCGGCTGGACACTTCGGGGACGCTCTCGATCATGTTGGTTGGGGCGGTCTTTGGGGTTTTGGTGGCTCGGGTTGTGGAGCGAGTGGTTCAAGGCGGATCGTTTATAACGGTTTTGAACCCGCTTTACGGTGGGCGAACCATTCTCGGCGGGGTGATCGGCGGATTGGTGGCGGTAGAGATCGCGAAGCGGCGGATGGGGGTGAGGTATTCGACGGGGCCGCTATGGGCTCTGGCGATTCCGGCGGGGGAGGTTTTTGGGCGGATCGGGTGCTACTTCAACGGGTGTTGCGGCGGAAGAGCCTGTAGTTGGGGGCACTATCCAACTCAATTGATGATGGCGGGGTCCGCGCTGGTGCTGTTTGGGGTGCTGTTTTGGAAGCGCTCCCAGTGGCCCGTTTGGCCGCTGTTCTTGATGGGATGGGGGTTGAGCCGGATTGTGATTGAGTTCTTTCGGGAGTCGGCATCGGGTCCGGGGATTTCGGTGGCGCAGTGGGCTGGCTTGGGGGTCGTGGCGTACGGGGTCGTGAAGTGGCGGGAGGTGAATTCTGCGAAACCTCAACCTTGA
- a CDS encoding radical SAM protein yields the protein MNARPYTIEEYTRTVCPHCAHEGPLDSRGAETFVDGMLVSHDDSIWMRRWCRRHGETESLYEEDAATWRSRAGWQTPTLEVTPDRADNFAGFPDGYRLGLPAGHGQHSCILLLNITENCNYKCPTCFASALDPGSALKGPSLDALLHTVDTAIAREGGKLSVVMLSGGEPTLRRDLEELILRLCERPITRVMLNTNGRRVDRDEAFVKFLSDHRDRVEVYLQFDGLTSAVYQELRAEDVLAEKNRILAKLDAARVFTTLVCTAKMGVNDDQLGDVLALGLDTKYCSGIAFQPVFGSGRNSGIDPINRLTPTGVIKRLSPYLKGEDFIPLPCSHKDCCDIAYLVRDKQDEWKSIVSMIGRDEMKNWIHLAANTISFENMRESVQSMVRSGVLTRLLSEQQRASSLQVAKDLLTMCDCVPGLTDLMGGLWAKFRGASSLDDQLATRTFRVTVKMFMDAHTFHEARIRQCCVHVGTFEDDPRRYSFCWRWMFEDATDFPQRESNLRVIE from the coding sequence GCGGAGACTTTTGTGGATGGGATGCTGGTTTCCCACGACGATTCGATTTGGATGCGGCGGTGGTGCCGTCGGCATGGCGAGACGGAGAGCTTGTACGAGGAAGATGCTGCGACTTGGAGGTCGAGAGCTGGTTGGCAGACTCCGACGCTGGAAGTAACTCCGGATCGGGCGGATAATTTCGCGGGTTTTCCTGATGGGTATCGCCTCGGGCTTCCGGCGGGGCACGGTCAGCATTCGTGCATATTGCTTCTGAACATCACGGAGAACTGTAACTACAAATGTCCTACTTGCTTCGCGTCAGCACTTGATCCCGGTTCGGCTTTGAAGGGGCCATCTCTGGATGCCCTGCTTCATACCGTTGATACGGCAATCGCGAGGGAAGGCGGCAAACTGAGCGTGGTGATGCTCAGCGGTGGCGAACCGACGCTGCGGCGCGACCTTGAAGAGTTGATTCTTCGGCTTTGCGAGCGGCCGATCACGCGAGTGATGCTGAATACCAACGGGAGGCGCGTGGATCGAGATGAAGCGTTCGTCAAGTTCCTCTCCGATCATCGAGATCGAGTAGAGGTCTATCTTCAGTTCGACGGGCTGACATCCGCGGTTTATCAGGAACTTCGAGCTGAGGATGTTTTGGCGGAGAAGAACAGGATTTTGGCGAAGTTGGACGCAGCTCGCGTGTTCACTACGCTAGTGTGCACGGCGAAGATGGGGGTCAACGACGACCAGTTGGGCGACGTTTTGGCGCTCGGGTTGGACACGAAGTATTGCTCAGGAATCGCGTTTCAACCAGTGTTTGGGTCGGGTCGCAACTCAGGTATCGATCCCATCAATAGGCTGACTCCTACGGGTGTCATCAAGCGTCTCTCGCCCTATCTGAAGGGAGAAGATTTCATTCCGTTGCCATGTTCGCATAAGGACTGTTGCGACATCGCGTACCTGGTGCGCGACAAGCAGGATGAGTGGAAGTCGATTGTCTCGATGATTGGACGAGACGAGATGAAGAACTGGATTCACCTAGCCGCGAATACGATTTCGTTTGAGAATATGCGGGAGTCGGTGCAGTCCATGGTTCGCTCAGGAGTTCTGACTCGGTTACTGAGCGAGCAGCAGCGGGCGTCGTCGTTGCAAGTGGCGAAGGATCTGCTGACGATGTGCGACTGCGTTCCGGGGCTGACGGATTTGATGGGCGGGCTTTGGGCGAAATTTCGGGGGGCGTCTTCGCTGGACGATCAGCTCGCGACTCGAACGTTTCGGGTGACTGTGAAAATGTTCATGGACGCGCATACGTTTCATGAGGCGCGGATTCGGCAGTGTTGTGTGCATGTGGGGACTTTTGAAGATGACCCCCGTCGCTACTCGTTCTGCTGGCGGTGGATGTTCGAAGATGCGACCGATTTTCCTCAACGTGAGTCCAATTTGAGGGTGATTGAGTGA